TACCGCCGCTGGTGGGTGGGGTGCTGCTGACCGCGGCGGGGGCGCGGCGCGAACTTCGTCCGGACCTGGAGCCACCTCCGCGGCCGACCGCCGTCTGGCCGCGGGTCGTGGTGCCGGCCGTCGCCGTGGTCGCGGCGACCGGCTGGTGGCTCGGCGCGGGGCTGGCGTCCGACCCGACGGCCGTGCTGCTCGCGCTCGCCGTGGTCCCGCCGCTGGTCCTGCGGGAGCTGCTGCGGTCGCTCCGGCATCCAGACAGCCGGCGGACGGCCGGGGTGGACCCGACGGCCGAGGGGCCGGGCATACCGGTGACCGGTGGGCCCGACGAACCGGCCGCGCTGCCGCAGCCACCGGCACCCAGCAGACCAGGCCGGTCCGCGCCGGCCGGTGAACGCGGCGCGCTGCTGCGCGCGCTCGCGGCGCTACAGGACATGCCGCACCCGTCCGGTGCCCTGCTGGTGGTGGACCTGCACGCACCCACGGCCGCAGCGGCCGAGCAGCTCGCCGGGCCGGAGCTGACCGGCGAGGTGGCCCGTCGGACCCGGGCCGTCCTCGGCCCGGGTGACCTGGTGGTCGACGCGACCACCACCGACTTCGCGGTGGCGACCGGCGTCGGGCCGGTACTCGCGTACGCGCTCGGAACCCGACTGGTCGCCGCGCTCACCCGGCCCTACCCGGGTGCGGGTGGGACGGTGCGGCTGCAGGTGAGTATCGGGCTCGCCGAGACCGGGGGCACCGCCGCGGAGGCCGTGCTACGCCAGGCGGACCTGGCCCGCCGCCGCGCCGTGCAACTCGGCCGGGACCGGGTCGAGTGGTACGACGCCTACCTGGAGGAGCAGCTGGTCCGCCGCCTGGATCTGGAGCGTGAGCTGCCCGGGGCGGTCGCCCGGGGCGAGCTGGATCTGGTCTTCCAGCCGGTGCTCGGGCTGGTCGACCGGCAGCCGATGGGCGCGGAGGCGTTGCTGCGCTGGCGCAGCCCGGTGCTCGGTACGGTGCTGCCCGCCGAGCTGCTGCCGGTGGCGGAGGACCTCGACGTGGTGGGCGAGCTGGGCTGCTGGGTCCTCGACCGGGCCTGCCGGCAGTTGGCCGCGTGGACCGGGGCGGGGCGCGAGCTGTTTATGACGATCAACGTTAGTGTCCGGGAGCTGACCGCACCCGACTTCGTCCCTCGGACGGCGGCGGTGCTCGACGCGTACGGCCTGGCACCAGAGCAACTGGTGGTCGAGGTAGCCGAGCCGCGGGTGGCGGCGGAGCTGCCGACGGTGGTGGCCCGGCTGGCCGGACTCCGGTCGCTGGGTGTCCGCACCGCGCTGGACGACTTCCGCGCCGAACACGCCTCCCTCGCGCAGTTGCGTCGGCTGCCGATCGATCTGCTCAAGGTCGGGCCGCAGCTGGTGGGTCGCGGGGCGGACCAGGGCCGCCCGCTGATCGACGTGGTGGTGAACGTCGGCGACCGGCTTGGGCTGGAGATCGTCGCGGAGGAGTTGGAGTCGGACGAGCAGGTCGAGGGAGCCCGCCGCGCTGGCTGCCGGTACGGGCAGGGCTTCGCCCTCGCCCGGCCGGCGACCGCGGAACGCGTCGAGGCGTACTTCGAGGAGTTCCCGTTCGCGTCGCGCTGAGCCGACCACCGAGTCGGCTCAGGTTGGCCGGGGAAAGGCGGTGCTGCCCCCGGCCGGGCTCTTTGCCGCCCCCGCGTGGAGCCCACCGCAAGCAGTCCGACGGTGGTGGAGGCGGGGCGGTCTTGACACCCGTCATGTTGCTGGTTTCGGCGGGCCGGGCCGGCGCGGGATCCCGTGGTGCCACGCCGGCCCGACACCCGGGCAGCCGGATCGGTTTACCGGCTGCCCGCCGCGAGCCTGCCGGTCGACTGCCGGTCAGGCGCAGAGCGGGGTGCTGGTGTACTTCGTGCCGGACGGAGTAGTCACCTCGCCGACCGCGCACACCGTGGCGTTCTGGCCGTCGAGCTGGTCGCCGTAGTACTGGTAGCCGGTACCGCCGTACTTGGTGGTCGTGGCGTACGGGCTCTGCCGGTAGACCCACACCCGGACGGTGTTGTTCGGGCTCACCCGGTTATAGATCTTGCCCCAGTTGGTGCCGCAACTCGGGCTCCAGCGCAGCTCCACGACGGCCAGTGTGGTGGCTCCCTGCCTGATGTACGCCGGGTTGTAGGTTGCGTTCTGGGCGCCGGTGGAGCAGCCGGTGTCGATCGGGTCGGTGCGGTCGCACCCGGTCTGCGGGCAGGCGGCATTGGCCGGCGACGCTACCAGCAGACTGGCAGCGGTGAGGAGACCGGCGGCGGCGGTGGTCAGCAGTCGGCGGCGGGTGGAGCGGGTGGTGCGGGTCATCGAGCCTCCTGAGGACTGAACCGGTCGGGTCGACCGGCCCCTCATCCCTACCGCTCGTCGACCCTCCTCTCTACGCTGTGTCGCGTTGGACAATCAATTCCGATGTCGGTCAATCAATCGGCAGGAGCTGCATGGCCCGGGCGGAGCGTCAACTCGACCCGACGGCTAGCCCCGTCCAGGCGTTCGCCGCCGACCTGCGCAGGCTGCGCGACGCGGCCGGACGGCCCACCTACACCGCGCTCGCCCGGCGGGCACACCGGTCGGCGACATCCCTGTCCGAGGCGGCCGGCGGCCGGAAGCTGCCCACCCTGGACACCACGTTGGCCTACGTGCGTGCGCTGGGCGGCGACGAGGTGGCGTGGGCGCGACGGTGGCACGAGGTGGCCCGGTCCGGGGAGGCGGTGGTTCTACCCGGCGGGCCCGTCACGCCGGGGGCGGGCGGAACGCCAACGGAGGACCGGCGGTCGGGCGCCGGCGACGACGGCGGGCCCACCGGCCGGGGCCCCGATCCGCGGGGCGGCGATGCCGGTGCGGCGGGAAACCGGGACGGCGGCGACCGCCCGGCCCTGGAGCGTCGCTCCGGCCGGCGGAGCGTCCGAGCCCTGGTCCTGGCGGCGGCGGTGGTGGCCGGGCTCGTCACCGTGCCCTGGCTCGCCGGTGGCTTCCGGTCGGCGGCCACGGAGGACACGCCACCGGTTGCGGCGTCCCCACCGGACACCGGCGAGCCGCGCGACGGCGCCGACCCGAAGGACGCCGGCTGCGCCGTCGACCCGGCGGTAGCCACTGTGGACACCAATGCTGTCTTGCTCGACGGCCGGGTCGTCGGCACCGTGGAGCTGCGCTACTCACCGGCCTGCGGGGCGAGCTGGCCCCGGTTCCTGCCGGTGCCCGCCGCGGCGGCCGTGGTGCCCCGGCCGGCGCAGATCCAGCTCACCGTCACCGACGGCGAAGACCCGACCCGATTCGCCGACTTCGCCATGGACTACGCCGGCATCTCCGCCTTCGGGAACATCCTCACCAGCACCCGCACCTGCGTCTGGGCCCAGGTGCGACTCTCCGGCCCGGGCTGGACCTCGCCGCGGGCCCGCACCGGCTGCTGGCGCGGCGCCACCCAGGTCAGGCCGATTCCCTGAGCTCCCACGCGGCCGACCCGGCGGCGGCCGGAGACGCCCCGGTCCGGCAGCGCCCCGGTCCGGCAGCGTCCCGGGCCGGGCTACGCGGGGACGCGGCGGTAGGCACCGTCGCTGGCCGAGGTGGCCATCGAGGCGTACGCGCGCAGTGCCGCCGACACCGGCCGCTGCCGGTCGACCGGGGTGTACGGACGGTCCCGCTTCTCCTGGGCTGTCCGCCGGGACTGGAGCACGTCGTCCGGCACGGCCAGCTCGATCGACCGATTCGGAATGTCGATGACGACTTCGTCGCCTTCCTCGATTAACGCGATCAGCCCACCCGAGGCCGCCTCGGGGGAGACGTGCCCGATGGACAGCCCGGAGGTGCCGCCGGAGAACCGGCCGTCGGTGAGTAGGGCGCACGCCCGGCCCAGCCCGCGGCCCTTGAGGAACGAGGTGGGGTAGAGCATCTCCTGCATGCCCGGCCCGCCCTTGGGGCCCTCGTAGCGGATCACCACCACGTTCCCGACGCCGACCTGCTTGGCCAGGATGGCCGAGACCGCGTCGTCCTGTGACTCGTAGACCTTCGCCGGGCCGCGGAAGGTCAGGCACTCCGGAGGCACCCCGGCGGTCTTCACCACGCAGCCGTCCGGCGCGAGGTTGCCATGCAGGATGGCCAGCCCGCCGTCGGCCGTGTACGCGTGCTCGTGGTCCCGGATACAGCCGCCCGCCGCGTCGGTGTCCAGTGACGACCAGCGGTTGGTGGTCGAGAACGGTTCGGTGGTGCGCACCCCGCCGGGCGCGGCGTGGAACAGGCCCACCGCCGCCGACGTCGCGGCGCCACCGCGCACGTCCCAGTCGGTGAGCCAGCGCTCCAGCGTGGGGGAGTGCACAGCGTGCACGTCCCGGTTGAGTAGCCCGGCACGGTCCAGCTCGCCGAGGATGGCCGGGATGCCGCCGGCCCGGTGCACGTCCTCCATGTGGTACTCGGGCGAGTTCGGAGCGACCTTGGCGAGGCAGGGCACCCGCCGGGAGATGGCGTCGATGTCGGCGACGTCGAAGCGCAGCTCCGCCTCCCGGGCGGCGGCGAGCAGGTGCAGGATCGTGTTGGTCGACCCGCCCATCGCCACGTCCAGCGCGACCGCGTTCTCGAAGGCGGGGCGGCTGGCGATCGACCGGGGCAGCACGGAGGCGTCGTCGCTGTCGTACCACCGCTTGGCGAGATCCACGACGGTGCGGCCGGCCTCGACGAAGAGCGAGCGGCGCGCGGCGTGGGTCGCCAGCGTCGACCCGTTGCCGGGCAGCGCCAGGCCGATCGCCTCGGTGAGGCAGTTCATCGAGTTCGCGGTGAACATGCCGGAGCAGGAGCCGCAGGTCGGGCAGGCCGACCGTTCGATGGCACCGAGCTGGTCGTCGGTGACCGCCTCGTTCGAGGAGGCGATCATGGCGTCGATCAGATCGATCTTGGAGTGGACGATCCCCTCGATCGCCACCGTCTTGCCAGCCTCCATCGGGCCCCCGGAGACGAAGACGGTCGGGATGTTCAGCCGGAGCGCGGCCAGCAGCATGCCGGGCGTGATCTTGTCGCAGTTCGAGATGCAGACCAGGGCGTCGGCGCAGTGGGCGTTGACCATGTACTCCACCGCGTCGGCGATCAACTCCCGGCTGGGCAGCGAATAGAGCATGCCGCCGTGGCCCATCGCGATGCCGTCGTCGACCGCGATGGTGTTGAACTCGCGGCCCACCCCGCCGGCCTCGCCCACCGCCTCGGCGACGAGACCGCCGAGGTCCTTGAGGTGTACGTGGCCGGGGACGAACTGGGTGAAGCTGTTGGCGATGGCGACGATCGGCTTGCCGAAGTCGTCGTCGGTCATCCCGGTGGCCCGCCACAGGGCCCGGGCGCCGGCCATCGTCCGACCGTGCGTGGAGGTCTTCGACCGCAGCTCAGGCATGCGTACCAGTCTGGCACTGCCGCCCGGGCGGTCACCGCTGCCGTACGCCGTGTCCCAACAGTTGCACACTCGGTACCCCACGGCGGGGACTGATCCGGCACCCTTGAGGGCGTGCTGTCACCCCCGGCCATGGTCACGGTCGCGGTACTGAGCGGGATCCTCGCCGCGTCGGCCGCCGCGTTGCTGGCCGCCGGTGCTCGCCGGCGAGCACCGGCGGCCAGCAACGCGGCGCACCCGCTGCTCGCCGTGGCCGCTGGCGTCGGGCTGCTGGCAGTGCTGGCCGGGGCGGTGGTGGCGCTGGAGGCGGCCGGCCACGTCGATCACGGTTCGCCGCGACGCGGCGGCTGGGCCGAGGCGGTCGCACTGGTCACCGCGTTCAGCGGGCTGCTCTTCGCGGCCGGGCTGCTCCGACTACCCGGTGTGGCGCCCACCGCCGGGGCGGCCGCCCGGCTGTCGCTGGACGGCCTGATCGTCGCCACCGCGCTCTGGTTCGTGGGCTGGGTGCTCACCTCCGAGCCGACCCGCCTGCTCGGCGACGCCACCCCGATGGCCTGCCAGCCGATCCTGCTCGCCACCGTCAGCGCGGCGCTCACCACCGGGCTGGCCGCCATCGTGGTCTTCCGCGCCCCGCCGCCCCGGCACCGGCTCGCCGCCCTCGGCGTGGGTGTGGTCGGCGTCACCACCGGCGGGCTCGGCATCGCCGCCGGGCTCTGCCAGGCCGGTCCGGTGGTCGCGTTGGTCGGAGCGCTGGTGCTCGCCGCGGGGCTGCTGACCGTCGCACTGGTGGTCCGCCGGCTCGATGCGACCAGCTGGATCGACGACGACCTGATGCGGCGCGACGGTGGATATGCGCTTGCATCGATGCTCGCGATGGTCGCCTCGGCGATGTACCACCTGGTCCAGGACGGCCGGTTCGACGCGCTGGCCATCGTGGCCGGCAGTGTGCAGGGCTTCGCTCTGGTGGCCCGCCAGTACCTGACCCTGCACGACGTCCGCAGGTACGCGGGCCGGCTGGCCGAACGGGAGGCCCACTTCCGGGAGTTGGCACACACCGATCCGCTGACCGGCCTCGTCAACCGGCGCGGCCTGCTGCGTGCGCTGCACCGCTGTGCCGAGACGGGAACCTCCTGCCTCCTGCTCACCCTCAACCTGGACGGCTTCAAGCATGTCAACGACGTGCGTGGGCACGACGCCGGGGACGCGGTGCTGGCCGAGGCGGGCCGGCGGCTGCGCGGCAACCTGCGCCCCGGCGACGTGGCTGCCCGCCTCGGCGGCGACGAGTTCGCCGTGCTGATGCCCGGCCGGCGGCCCGCCGAGGCCGACCGGATCGGCCAGCGACTGCTCGGGGTGCTCGGGGCGGTCTACGACCAGCCGGAGGGGCCGGTCTTCCTCACGGTGAGCATCGGCACCGCCGGATGGGCCGGCGAGCCGGACGTCGAGCTGCTGCTGCGCCACGCCGACCTGGCCCTGCGGTACGCCAAGCAGCGTGGCAAGAGCCGGGTCGAGCGGTACGACGCCACGTACGACCGGCTGCTGCGCCGGCGAGCCACCCTGGAGCACGAGCTGCGTGGCGCGATCGAGCGTGACGAACTGCGCCTGGCGTTCCAGCCGGTGGCCTCGCTGCCGTCGGTGCGCCCGGTCGGCGCCGAGGCGCTGCTTCGGTGGCGCCACCCGGAGCTGGGGAAGGTCCGGCCCGACGAGTTCATCCCGCTCGCCGAGGAGTGCGGCATGATCGCCAAGCTGGGCGCGTGGGTGCTTCACGAGGCCTGCCACCAGCTGTCCCGCTGGCTGGCCGAGGGCCACGACGTGTGGGTCTCGGTGAATGTCTCGCCCCGGGAGCTGCACGCCCCGGAGTACGTCGTCCAGGTCGTCGAGGCGCTGCGCGCCCACCACGTCCCGCCGCAGCGACTGGTGTTGGAGGTCACTGAGCACGCCGTCGCGACCGATCTCGACGAGCTGATCCGCCGGCTGACCGCGTTGCGACGCACCGGTGTCCGGATCGCGCTGGACGACTTCGGGGCCGGGTACTCGTCGCTCGGCCAGCTGCGGCGCCTCCCGATCGACATCCTCAAGATCGACCACAGTCTCGTTGCCGAGCATGCCCCGGTCCGGCCGGTCGACACCGACGGGCCGGCCTTCGCCCCGATGGTGGACGTCGTGATGCGGCTCGGTCACCAGCTCGGCCTGGAGGTGATCGCCGAGGGGGTCACCACTCCGACCGAGTTGGCGGCGGTGGTGGCCGCCGGCTGCCGCTTCGGGCAGGGTGCCCTCTTCGGCTGGGGGGTTCCGGCCGAGCACCTGGAGGCGATGCTCGAGGCCGCCACGTCGCCGGGGGCACGGGATGTGCCCCATGGCCGAACGGGGGATTCCACAAGATCCGTTAACCAAAATGTGGGATCGGTTGACTCATCGCGTGAGATGCGTCAGGCTTGACCACATGTCGTCGTACCGGTCGCTGCGAGTACTTACCTGAGCGCACTCTCCACCGAGAGTGCGCTGGCCCCGTGCGTCCTGCACGAGGGCTTTTTTGTTGCCATCAGAACCCGCCGGCGCGGGCCCCGCCCGCGTCCCACCGCTCGAAGCCGCACCCACTCCAGCCGAAGGCCTGAACCGCCATGACGAGACCCACGCCAGAGACCCTCGCCAACTCCGCCCGGCGGGCCCGCGCCGCCGCCGAGCCGGCGCGCGACGCCGACCCGGCCGTCCGTGCCGCGACCGCCCCGACCGCCCCGGGGGCAGACACCGCCGTCCCGGCGCAGGTCTCCGGTGCCGGTTCCCTCGTGCGGTCCCTCGAAGCGCTCGGCGTCGACGTCGTATTCGGCATCCCCGGCGGTGCGATCCTGCCGGCCTACGACCCGCTCTACGACTCCACGGTCCGGCACATCCTGGTCCGGCACGAACAGGGCGCGGGGCACGCGGCAACCGGGTACGCCCAGGCCACCGGCCGGGTCGGCGTGTGTATCGCCACCTCCGGACCGGGCGCGACCAACCTGGTGACGCCGATCGCCGACGCGTACATGGACTCGGTGCCCCTGGTGGCGATCACCGGCCAGGTGCCACGGCCGTCGATCGGCACGGACGCCTTCCAGGAGGCGGACATCCAGGGGATCACCCTGCCGATCACCAAGCACAACTTCTTGGTCCAGCAGGCCGAGGAGATTCCCCAGGTGCTCGCCGAGGCGTTTCACCTGGCCTCGACCGGCCGACCCGGACCGGTCCTGGTGGACATCCCGAAGGACGTCCTACAGGCGTCGACGACGTTCACCTGGCCGCCGACGCTCGACCTGCCCGGCTACCGCCCGACGTTGCACCCGCACGGCAAGCAGATCCGTGAGGCGGCGCGGCTGATGACCGGTGCCCGCCGACCGGTGCTGTACGTCGGCGGCGGCGTGCTCAAGGCCGGCGCCGCCGAGGGGCTGCGCAAGCTCGCCGAGCTGACCGGCATACCGGTGGTCACCACGCTGATGGCGCTCGGCGCGTTCCCCGACTCGCATCGGCAGCACCTCGGTATGCCCGGCATGCACGGCACGGTCGCGGCGGTCTACGGCCTCCAGAAGGCGGACCTCATCGTCGCACTGGGCGCGCGGTTCGACGACCGGGTCACTGGCCGGTTGGATTCGTTCGCCCCGGACGCGACGGTGGTGCACGCCGACATCGACCCGGCCGAGATCGGCAAGAACCGGCACGCGGACGTCCCGATCGTCGGCGACGCCCGGCACGTGATCGACGAGCTGATCGGCGCGGTCACCGCCGAGCAGGCGGTCGGGCACCGCCCCGATCTCGACGACTGGTGGACCCAGCTCGACGACCTGCGCAAGCGCTACCCACTGGGATACGACGAGCCGGCCGACGGCACCGTCTCACCGCAGTACGTCATCAAGCGGCTCGGCGAGATCGCCGGCCCGGACGCCATCTACGTCGCCGGTGTCGGTCAGCACCAGATGTGGGCCTCCCAGTTCATCTCGTACGAGAAGCCGTGTACCTGGTTGAATTCCGGCGGTCTCGGCACGATGGGGTACGCGGTGCCGGCGGCGATGGGCGCCAAGGTCGGCAAGCCGGACGCGGTGGTGTGGGCGGTCGACGGTGACGGCTGCTTCCAGATGACCAACCAGGAGCTGGCGACATGCGCGCTGGAGGGCATCCCGGTCAAGATCGCTGTCATCAACAACGGCAACCTCGGCATGGTTCGGCAGTGGCAGACCCTGTTCTACGGGGAGCGCTACTCCAACACCGACCTCGGTACGCACAAGCACCGCATCCCGGACTTCGTCAAGCTTGCCGAGGCCCTCGGCTGCATCGGCATGCGCTGCGAGACCGTCGAGGATGTCGACAAGACGATCGAAGCCGCGATGGCCATCAACGACGCCCCGGTGGTCATTGAATTCGTGGTCGGCAAGGATGCCATGGTGTGGCCGATGGTCGCCGCCGGCACCAGCAACGACGAGATCATGTTCGCCCGCGGCGTCCGCCCGGTCTTCGACGAGGATGACATCTGACATGAGTGAGCGAAGCGAACACATCATCAAGCGCAGTCCTTCGCGTCGTCCGGGCGCGGCCGAGCGGAGCGAGGTCCAGGCGTGACGATGCACACCCTGTCCGTGCTCGTGGAGAACAAGCCGGGCGTGCTGGCCCGGGTGTCGGGGCTGTTCTCCCGGCGTGGCTTCAACATCGACAGCCTGGCGGTCGGCGAGACCGAGAACCCGGACGTCTCCCGGATCACCATCGTGGTCAACGCGGAGTCGTCCCCGCTGGAGCAGGTCACCAAGCAGCTCAACAAGCTGGTGAACGTACTCAAGATCGTCGAGTTGGACCCGCAGGTGTCGGTCGCCCGTGAGTTGCTGCTGGTCAAGGTCCGGGCGGATCGCAATGCCCGGGGGCAGGTGCTGGAGACGGTAGGCCTGTTCCGTGCCCGGGTGGTCGACGTCGCGCCGGACACGCTGACCATCGAGGCGACCGGTACCCCCGACAAGCTGGACGCGCTGTTGCGCGACCTCGAAGCCTTCGGCATCAAGGAGATGGTCCAGTCCGGCACGGTGGCGATCGGCCGTGGCTCGCGTTCCATCACCGCCGGTCCGGCACTCCGGGCCGCCTGATCCGCAACACAGACCACGACGGGCCGCCCCGGCCGCCGTACGAAAGGGATAACCATGAGCGTTGAGGTGTACTACGACGACGACGCCGACCTGAGGCCGATCCAGGATCGTAGGGTCGCGGTGATCGGATACGGCAGCCAGGGCCACGCCCACGCGCTGTCGCTTCGGGACTCGGGCGTGGACGTGGTGATCGGCCTACCCGAGGGCTCGAAGAGCCGGGCCAAGGCCGAGGAGCAGGGCCTGCGGGTCGTCACCCCCGCCGAGGCGGCGGCCGAGGCCGACGTGATCATGATCCTCGCCCCGGACACCGCGCAGCGCAGCCTCTACACCGAGTCGATCGCGCCGCACCTGACCGCGGGCAAGGCGCTGTTCTTCGGCCACGGCTTCAACATCCGGTACGGCCTCGTCACCCCGCCGGCCGAGGTGGACGTGGCGATGGTGGCCCCCAAGGGCCCGGGCCACCTGGTC
The sequence above is a segment of the Micromonospora sp. WMMA1363 genome. Coding sequences within it:
- the ilvN gene encoding acetolactate synthase small subunit, translating into MTMHTLSVLVENKPGVLARVSGLFSRRGFNIDSLAVGETENPDVSRITIVVNAESSPLEQVTKQLNKLVNVLKIVELDPQVSVARELLLVKVRADRNARGQVLETVGLFRARVVDVAPDTLTIEATGTPDKLDALLRDLEAFGIKEMVQSGTVAIGRGSRSITAGPALRAA
- a CDS encoding bifunctional diguanylate cyclase/phosphodiesterase, with protein sequence MLSPPAMVTVAVLSGILAASAAALLAAGARRRAPAASNAAHPLLAVAAGVGLLAVLAGAVVALEAAGHVDHGSPRRGGWAEAVALVTAFSGLLFAAGLLRLPGVAPTAGAAARLSLDGLIVATALWFVGWVLTSEPTRLLGDATPMACQPILLATVSAALTTGLAAIVVFRAPPPRHRLAALGVGVVGVTTGGLGIAAGLCQAGPVVALVGALVLAAGLLTVALVVRRLDATSWIDDDLMRRDGGYALASMLAMVASAMYHLVQDGRFDALAIVAGSVQGFALVARQYLTLHDVRRYAGRLAEREAHFRELAHTDPLTGLVNRRGLLRALHRCAETGTSCLLLTLNLDGFKHVNDVRGHDAGDAVLAEAGRRLRGNLRPGDVAARLGGDEFAVLMPGRRPAEADRIGQRLLGVLGAVYDQPEGPVFLTVSIGTAGWAGEPDVELLLRHADLALRYAKQRGKSRVERYDATYDRLLRRRATLEHELRGAIERDELRLAFQPVASLPSVRPVGAEALLRWRHPELGKVRPDEFIPLAEECGMIAKLGAWVLHEACHQLSRWLAEGHDVWVSVNVSPRELHAPEYVVQVVEALRAHHVPPQRLVLEVTEHAVATDLDELIRRLTALRRTGVRIALDDFGAGYSSLGQLRRLPIDILKIDHSLVAEHAPVRPVDTDGPAFAPMVDVVMRLGHQLGLEVIAEGVTTPTELAAVVAAGCRFGQGALFGWGVPAEHLEAMLEAATSPGARDVPHGRTGDSTRSVNQNVGSVDSSREMRQA
- a CDS encoding GGDEF domain-containing protein, whose protein sequence is MPLAYPRTSARRPALPEVVVLGVVTLLLLAAAAGTLPALGVVALTATAGSALAGTRLSRLAANPPRPAVRNGDTRAAARRRAARPRRAAVLLGAAVVAAGLTTTVLPLAGAAHRNAVAVAGPAVVATLFGFGLTALAGSPRPPARVRLRRLTDAAEPGAGLALAGWLILPRDSLGAPVRLVAAVTLGTLAVGALTAVTGPRRLGGAARCRGGGALTLTGLLLLTTLTAGTLPDRAGLLAVPPLVGGVLLTAAGARRELRPDLEPPPRPTAVWPRVVVPAVAVVAATGWWLGAGLASDPTAVLLALAVVPPLVLRELLRSLRHPDSRRTAGVDPTAEGPGIPVTGGPDEPAALPQPPAPSRPGRSAPAGERGALLRALAALQDMPHPSGALLVVDLHAPTAAAAEQLAGPELTGEVARRTRAVLGPGDLVVDATTTDFAVATGVGPVLAYALGTRLVAALTRPYPGAGGTVRLQVSIGLAETGGTAAEAVLRQADLARRRAVQLGRDRVEWYDAYLEEQLVRRLDLERELPGAVARGELDLVFQPVLGLVDRQPMGAEALLRWRSPVLGTVLPAELLPVAEDLDVVGELGCWVLDRACRQLAAWTGAGRELFMTINVSVRELTAPDFVPRTAAVLDAYGLAPEQLVVEVAEPRVAAELPTVVARLAGLRSLGVRTALDDFRAEHASLAQLRRLPIDLLKVGPQLVGRGADQGRPLIDVVVNVGDRLGLEIVAEELESDEQVEGARRAGCRYGQGFALARPATAERVEAYFEEFPFASR
- a CDS encoding acetolactate synthase large subunit is translated as MTRPTPETLANSARRARAAAEPARDADPAVRAATAPTAPGADTAVPAQVSGAGSLVRSLEALGVDVVFGIPGGAILPAYDPLYDSTVRHILVRHEQGAGHAATGYAQATGRVGVCIATSGPGATNLVTPIADAYMDSVPLVAITGQVPRPSIGTDAFQEADIQGITLPITKHNFLVQQAEEIPQVLAEAFHLASTGRPGPVLVDIPKDVLQASTTFTWPPTLDLPGYRPTLHPHGKQIREAARLMTGARRPVLYVGGGVLKAGAAEGLRKLAELTGIPVVTTLMALGAFPDSHRQHLGMPGMHGTVAAVYGLQKADLIVALGARFDDRVTGRLDSFAPDATVVHADIDPAEIGKNRHADVPIVGDARHVIDELIGAVTAEQAVGHRPDLDDWWTQLDDLRKRYPLGYDEPADGTVSPQYVIKRLGEIAGPDAIYVAGVGQHQMWASQFISYEKPCTWLNSGGLGTMGYAVPAAMGAKVGKPDAVVWAVDGDGCFQMTNQELATCALEGIPVKIAVINNGNLGMVRQWQTLFYGERYSNTDLGTHKHRIPDFVKLAEALGCIGMRCETVEDVDKTIEAAMAINDAPVVIEFVVGKDAMVWPMVAAGTSNDEIMFARGVRPVFDEDDI
- the ilvD gene encoding dihydroxy-acid dehydratase — translated: MPELRSKTSTHGRTMAGARALWRATGMTDDDFGKPIVAIANSFTQFVPGHVHLKDLGGLVAEAVGEAGGVGREFNTIAVDDGIAMGHGGMLYSLPSRELIADAVEYMVNAHCADALVCISNCDKITPGMLLAALRLNIPTVFVSGGPMEAGKTVAIEGIVHSKIDLIDAMIASSNEAVTDDQLGAIERSACPTCGSCSGMFTANSMNCLTEAIGLALPGNGSTLATHAARRSLFVEAGRTVVDLAKRWYDSDDASVLPRSIASRPAFENAVALDVAMGGSTNTILHLLAAAREAELRFDVADIDAISRRVPCLAKVAPNSPEYHMEDVHRAGGIPAILGELDRAGLLNRDVHAVHSPTLERWLTDWDVRGGAATSAAVGLFHAAPGGVRTTEPFSTTNRWSSLDTDAAGGCIRDHEHAYTADGGLAILHGNLAPDGCVVKTAGVPPECLTFRGPAKVYESQDDAVSAILAKQVGVGNVVVIRYEGPKGGPGMQEMLYPTSFLKGRGLGRACALLTDGRFSGGTSGLSIGHVSPEAASGGLIALIEEGDEVVIDIPNRSIELAVPDDVLQSRRTAQEKRDRPYTPVDRQRPVSAALRAYASMATSASDGAYRRVPA
- a CDS encoding DUF2690 domain-containing protein, which produces MTRTTRSTRRRLLTTAAAGLLTAASLLVASPANAACPQTGCDRTDPIDTGCSTGAQNATYNPAYIRQGATTLAVVELRWSPSCGTNWGKIYNRVSPNNTVRVWVYRQSPYATTTKYGGTGYQYYGDQLDGQNATVCAVGEVTTPSGTKYTSTPLCA
- a CDS encoding XRE family transcriptional regulator, coding for MARAERQLDPTASPVQAFAADLRRLRDAAGRPTYTALARRAHRSATSLSEAAGGRKLPTLDTTLAYVRALGGDEVAWARRWHEVARSGEAVVLPGGPVTPGAGGTPTEDRRSGAGDDGGPTGRGPDPRGGDAGAAGNRDGGDRPALERRSGRRSVRALVLAAAVVAGLVTVPWLAGGFRSAATEDTPPVAASPPDTGEPRDGADPKDAGCAVDPAVATVDTNAVLLDGRVVGTVELRYSPACGASWPRFLPVPAAAAVVPRPAQIQLTVTDGEDPTRFADFAMDYAGISAFGNILTSTRTCVWAQVRLSGPGWTSPRARTGCWRGATQVRPIP